One genomic segment of uncultured Desulfobacter sp. includes these proteins:
- the rplB gene encoding 50S ribosomal protein L2, giving the protein MSTIVKTKPTSPGRRAQEYLSFEEITKENPERRLTKNLNKRSGRNSYGRITAKHRGGGAKKKYRIIDFKRDKDGIPAKVSAIEYDPNRSARIALLTYADGEKRYILAPLDIKVGDILETGPDADIKPGNCLPLENIPTGTRIHNIELKQNKGGQIVRSAGGYARLMAKEGAYAQILLPSGEVRMIHLKCKATVGRVGNEKHSDVSIGKAGRTRWMGKRPSVRGVAMNPVDHPMGGGEGRSSGGRQPCSPWGFPAKGKKTRKSARTDQYIVKRRAKRK; this is encoded by the coding sequence ATGTCAACAATAGTTAAGACCAAGCCGACATCTCCGGGAAGACGCGCTCAGGAGTATCTTTCTTTTGAAGAAATTACAAAAGAGAACCCTGAACGAAGGCTGACTAAAAATCTTAATAAACGGTCCGGCCGAAATTCCTATGGAAGAATCACCGCCAAGCACAGAGGCGGCGGGGCTAAGAAAAAATATCGTATTATTGATTTTAAAAGGGACAAAGACGGAATTCCAGCCAAGGTTTCTGCGATTGAATATGATCCGAACAGGTCAGCCAGAATAGCCCTGCTAACTTACGCTGACGGTGAAAAAAGATATATTTTGGCCCCCCTTGATATCAAGGTTGGTGATATTCTTGAAACTGGTCCTGATGCTGATATTAAACCAGGTAACTGTCTGCCCTTAGAAAATATCCCCACCGGTACCAGAATTCATAATATTGAGTTAAAGCAGAATAAAGGTGGGCAGATTGTCAGAAGTGCTGGCGGATACGCACGTCTAATGGCCAAAGAAGGTGCTTATGCCCAGATTCTGCTTCCTTCCGGTGAAGTTCGTATGATTCATTTGAAATGCAAAGCCACTGTCGGACGTGTTGGGAATGAGAAGCACAGCGACGTCAGCATAGGTAAAGCAGGACGTACCAGATGGATGGGAAAACGGCCTTCTGTTCGTGGTGTGGCAATGAACCCTGTGGATCATCCCATGGGTGGTGGTGAAGGCCGTTCTTCAGGTGGCCGCCAGCCATGTTCTCCCTGGGGATTTCCTGCCAAAGGTAAAAAAACCCGTAAGAGTGCCAGAACAGATCAGTATATTGTTAAAAGAAGGGCTAAAAGGAAATAG
- the rplW gene encoding 50S ribosomal protein L23, which translates to MIEYDILHGPVVTEKSTLQRELFNQVTLKVAKDANRVEIKNAVEKAFNAQVKQVRTLQVKGKIKQRGRIIGKKKDWKKAVVTLMPGQRIDFFEGV; encoded by the coding sequence ATGATAGAATATGACATCCTCCATGGACCTGTCGTTACCGAGAAATCCACCCTTCAAAGAGAGTTGTTCAACCAGGTGACTTTAAAAGTAGCAAAGGATGCCAACAGGGTTGAAATTAAAAATGCTGTTGAGAAAGCGTTCAATGCACAGGTCAAGCAGGTCAGGACCCTACAGGTTAAAGGTAAAATAAAACAGCGTGGCAGAATTATCGGCAAGAAAAAGGACTGGAAGAAAGCCGTTGTTACTCTGATGCCTGGACAACGAATTGATTTTTTTGAAGGTGTGTAA
- the rplD gene encoding 50S ribosomal protein L4, which produces MAAVEVLNSTGAKVSEVELPDEIFSIPVKTSVLHEVVRSQLVSKREGTAASKTRGMISGSTKKLFRQKGTGNARAGSVKSPLRKGGGVIFGPSPRSYEIKVPKKVRKLALRMALSAKVSDSQLFVIDALELEEIKTKALANVLSALNLDDLLIVSDTDDIKLALSSRNIPDVKVIKTEGLNVYDILKFKNLLLVESSIENIKGRLS; this is translated from the coding sequence ATGGCTGCTGTAGAGGTATTAAACAGTACAGGTGCTAAAGTGTCTGAAGTTGAGCTGCCTGACGAAATTTTCAGCATACCGGTTAAAACAAGTGTTCTTCACGAAGTCGTTCGGTCTCAGCTCGTTTCAAAACGGGAGGGGACTGCTGCGTCTAAAACCAGAGGTATGATTTCAGGTTCTACTAAGAAATTGTTCAGGCAGAAAGGAACCGGGAACGCGCGGGCCGGTAGCGTAAAATCCCCTTTGCGTAAAGGTGGGGGCGTTATCTTTGGCCCCAGCCCTAGATCCTATGAAATAAAAGTACCTAAAAAAGTGAGAAAACTTGCCCTTAGAATGGCTTTAAGTGCGAAAGTTTCCGATAGTCAGCTTTTTGTTATTGATGCGCTTGAACTCGAAGAAATCAAAACAAAGGCATTGGCTAATGTGCTTTCCGCATTGAATCTCGATGATCTTCTTATTGTTTCAGACACCGATGATATAAAGCTTGCTCTGTCCTCCAGGAATATTCCGGATGTCAAAGTAATTAAAACTGAAGGTCTTAATGTTTACGACATTTTAAAGTTTAAAAACCTTCTGCTGGTTGAATCCAGTATTGAGAACATCAAAGGGAGGCTGAGCTAA
- the rplC gene encoding 50S ribosomal protein L3, producing MSGLLGKKIGMTNVFASDGQLVPVTVLQVGPCVVTQIKTEETDGYAALQLGFDEKPVERLNKPIAGHLKKASDKGFRVLREFREGSIEDIEAGTTIGADMFSVGDKVSVTGISKGRGFQGTIKRHGFSRGPETHGNRNHRKPGSIGNSAWPAKVIKGKKMPGHKGVDKVTVKNLTIVDIKHDDNLILVKGAVPGCNTGVVEVRKIDVNK from the coding sequence ATGAGTGGATTGCTTGGAAAAAAAATCGGGATGACCAATGTGTTTGCCTCCGATGGGCAGCTCGTTCCTGTTACAGTGCTGCAGGTTGGCCCCTGTGTTGTAACCCAGATTAAAACGGAAGAAACGGACGGGTATGCAGCCTTGCAGCTCGGGTTTGATGAAAAGCCGGTTGAGCGCTTGAATAAGCCCATTGCAGGACATTTAAAAAAAGCATCGGATAAAGGCTTTCGCGTTTTAAGAGAATTTAGAGAAGGTTCAATTGAGGATATAGAAGCTGGTACAACCATTGGTGCTGATATGTTTTCAGTTGGTGATAAAGTAAGTGTTACCGGTATTTCAAAGGGTCGTGGCTTTCAGGGAACCATCAAACGACATGGTTTTTCCAGAGGGCCTGAAACCCACGGTAACCGGAATCACAGAAAGCCGGGATCTATCGGCAACTCTGCATGGCCTGCAAAGGTAATCAAGGGAAAAAAAATGCCCGGCCACAAAGGTGTTGACAAGGTTACGGTAAAAAATTTAACAATTGTAGATATTAAGCATGACGACAACCTCATTCTCGTAAAAGGTGCTGTTCCAGGTTGTAACACTGGCGTTGTCGAAGTACGCAAAATTGATGTAAATAAATAA
- the rpsJ gene encoding 30S ribosomal protein S10: MLKTKIRIRLKAYDHKLLDQSSVDIVDTARKTGARIVGPVPLPTRINKFTVLRSPHVNKKSREQFEIRTHKRMMDILEPTQQTVDALMKLDLSPGVDVEIKL; this comes from the coding sequence ATGTTGAAGACTAAAATTAGAATTAGGCTCAAGGCTTATGATCATAAGCTGCTTGATCAGTCTTCAGTAGATATTGTTGATACGGCAAGGAAAACCGGTGCCAGAATCGTGGGGCCGGTTCCCTTACCCACCCGGATCAACAAATTTACTGTGTTGCGTTCGCCTCATGTGAATAAAAAATCCCGTGAGCAGTTTGAAATTAGAACGCACAAAAGAATGATGGATATTCTTGAGCCGACACAGCAGACCGTGGATGCGTTGATGAAGCTTGACCTGTCCCCCGGTGTGGACGTTGAAATTAAATTATAG
- the tuf gene encoding elongation factor Tu has protein sequence MAKEKFERTKPHVNIGTIGHIDHGKTTLTAAITKLAGLKGHGEYVPFDEIDKAPEERERGITIATAHVEYETDNRHYAHVDCPGHADYIKNMITGAAQMDGAILVVSADDGPMPQTREHILLARQVGVPKIVVFLNKCDMVDDEELIELVEMELQELLDTYDFPGEETPIIRGSALKALECDDVDAEEAKPIFELLDVLDSYVPEPERDVAKPFLMPIEDVFSISGRGTVVTGRIERGIIKTGEEIEIVGIRETAKTVCTGVEMFRKLLDEGQAGDNVGLLLRGTKRDQVERGQVVCKPGTITPHTKFKAEMYALSKEEGGRHTPFFSGYRPQFFFRTTDITGVLTLDEGVEMIMPGDNATINVELINPIAMEKELRFAIREGGRTVGAGVVGEIIE, from the coding sequence ATGGCTAAGGAGAAATTTGAGCGGACCAAACCGCACGTGAACATCGGGACAATCGGGCATATCGATCACGGGAAAACCACTCTGACTGCGGCGATTACCAAGCTTGCCGGCCTGAAAGGCCATGGGGAGTATGTTCCCTTTGACGAGATTGATAAGGCTCCGGAAGAAAGAGAGCGTGGTATTACCATCGCTACCGCCCATGTTGAATACGAGACTGACAACCGCCATTACGCGCATGTCGATTGTCCGGGCCATGCTGACTATATCAAAAATATGATCACCGGTGCCGCCCAGATGGATGGTGCTATTCTTGTTGTGTCCGCCGATGACGGTCCTATGCCCCAGACCCGTGAGCATATCTTGCTTGCCCGTCAGGTTGGTGTGCCTAAAATCGTTGTTTTTCTGAATAAATGCGACATGGTCGATGATGAAGAACTGATAGAGTTGGTTGAAATGGAGCTCCAGGAACTTCTTGATACCTATGATTTCCCGGGCGAGGAAACTCCAATCATCCGCGGTTCAGCGCTTAAAGCTTTAGAATGTGATGACGTGGACGCAGAAGAAGCCAAGCCTATTTTTGAACTTCTCGATGTGCTTGACTCCTATGTTCCCGAGCCAGAAAGAGATGTCGCTAAGCCCTTCCTGATGCCTATCGAGGACGTATTCTCAATTTCCGGGCGTGGTACGGTTGTTACTGGTCGTATTGAACGCGGTATAATCAAGACTGGTGAAGAAATTGAAATCGTAGGTATCAGAGAGACTGCCAAGACAGTTTGCACCGGTGTTGAAATGTTCAGAAAGCTTTTGGATGAAGGGCAGGCTGGTGATAATGTCGGATTGTTGTTGCGTGGTACGAAACGTGATCAGGTTGAGCGTGGTCAGGTTGTTTGTAAGCCCGGCACCATTACTCCGCACACCAAGTTTAAGGCTGAGATGTATGCCCTGAGTAAAGAGGAGGGTGGGCGTCATACACCTTTCTTTAGCGGTTACAGACCCCAGTTCTTTTTCAGAACCACCGATATCACAGGTGTTCTGACTCTGGATGAAGGCGTTGAAATGATTATGCCTGGTGATAATGCTACCATTAACGTCGAGTTGATCAACCCCATCGCCATGGAAAAGGAACTTCGTTTCGCTATTCGTGAGGGTGGTCGTACAGTTGGTGCCGGTGTTGTTGGTGAAATCATAGAATAG
- the rpsG gene encoding 30S ribosomal protein S7, whose product MAEKLVFKEGFMQDATHEEKLAAKFVNCVMKDGKKNAARRVVANALMIAEDKIGEPALAVFKKAIDNIRPSVEVKSRRIGGSTYQVPTDIKPGRQTALAFRWLINFSRSRSEKGFANKLAAELMDAYNERGGAIKKREDTHRMAEANKAFAHFRW is encoded by the coding sequence ATGGCGGAAAAACTAGTGTTTAAAGAAGGTTTCATGCAGGATGCCACGCATGAGGAAAAGCTTGCAGCCAAGTTTGTCAATTGTGTTATGAAAGACGGCAAAAAGAATGCTGCCCGAAGAGTTGTGGCTAATGCGTTGATGATTGCTGAAGATAAGATTGGCGAACCTGCTTTGGCAGTGTTTAAAAAAGCGATTGATAATATCAGGCCTTCTGTTGAAGTGAAATCAAGAAGGATCGGCGGGTCTACTTATCAGGTACCCACTGATATAAAACCCGGTCGCCAGACGGCTCTGGCCTTCAGGTGGCTTATCAATTTTAGCAGAAGCCGTTCTGAGAAAGGTTTTGCGAATAAGCTTGCTGCTGAGTTGATGGACGCTTATAACGAGCGTGGCGGGGCAATCAAGAAAAGAGAAGATACACATAGAATGGCTGAAGCCAACAAGGCATTCGCGCATTTTAGGTGGTAG
- the rpsL gene encoding 30S ribosomal protein S12: MPTINQLVRKGRKKAEKKVSTPALKGGPQKRGVCTRVYTSTPKKPNSALRKVARVRLTTGMEVAAYIPGMGHNLQEHSVVLVRGGRVKDLPGVRYHIVRGALDTLGVDDRRQGRSKYGAKRPK; this comes from the coding sequence ATGCCGACCATAAATCAATTGGTGAGAAAAGGTAGAAAGAAAGCTGAGAAAAAGGTTAGTACGCCGGCGTTGAAGGGCGGGCCTCAAAAACGTGGGGTTTGCACCAGGGTGTATACTTCTACTCCTAAAAAGCCGAACTCAGCTCTAAGGAAAGTTGCGAGAGTTCGTTTGACAACCGGTATGGAAGTTGCGGCTTATATCCCGGGTATGGGGCATAATCTCCAGGAGCACTCTGTTGTTCTGGTCAGGGGCGGGAGGGTGAAAGATCTTCCAGGCGTGCGCTATCATATTGTCAGGGGTGCCCTTGATACGCTGGGTGTGGATGACCGTCGCCAGGGACGTTCAAAGTATGGTGCCAAGCGTCCTAAGTAA
- the rpoC gene encoding DNA-directed RNA polymerase subunit beta' translates to MDNIYDFFAKPKDPQSYKGVQISLASSDQIREWSYGEIKKPETINYRTFKPERDGLFCAKVFGPTKDYECNCGKYKRMKHRGVVCEKCGVEVIQSKVRRERMAHIELAAPVSHIWFLKSLPSKIGNVLDITLKNLEKVLYFDSYLVIDPKDTGLKKLQLLSDDQYYEAIEEFGEEGFVAGIGAEAILTLLDEIDLQAVHDELTEEIGMTKSMAKQQKMAKRMKVIDAFLTSGIEPSRMILTACPILPPDLRPLVPLEGGRFATSDLNDLYRRVLNRNNRLKRLVDLNAPDIIVRNEKRMLQEAVDVLFDNGRHGRVVTGTNKRPLKSLSDTLKGKQGRFRQNLLGKRVDYSGRTVITVGSELRLHQCGIPKKMALELFKPFIYNYLEQKSLVSTVKSAKKMVEREETEVWDALEAVVKEYPVMLNRAPTLHRLGFQAFEPVLIEGKAIQLHPLVCPAFNADFDGDQMAVHVPLSLESQLEARIMMLSTNNILSPANGQPIIVPTQDIVLGIYYMTRAMSGQQGEGATFSSIDEVRFAFDAGELNIHAKIKVRIDDVIYETTTGRILLWETIPGDVLLNMSRIRTENLEDAEAALAELKAGDDFDVVLNKYGDEEIKKTRGTTGVLTRKEFKNIFQVSDVVVEQLYGLKKGQFTDVRIVGDKYTIFKVDERTSTLPFSLVNKLMDKKAIVKLIDYAYRNIGLKETVILSDRLKDIGYKNSTLGGLSICIDDMIIPANKWELIGKAEKNIEDIKNQYSEGLITQGEKYNKVVDIWAQATDDIANAMMEVMKNPPKKEGADSSEELNAVYVMADSGARGSKDQMRQLAGMRGLMAKPSGEIIENPITACFREGLSVLQYFISTHGARKGLADTALKTANSGYLTRRLADVGQDCTIVEPDCGTINGIEVEALYEGGEIIQTLGERILGRVTQEDIRDPYSNEFIVATDTELNEAHVAKIEAAGVQRVKIRSVLTCNSKHGVCSRCYGRDLAHGVTVEIGQAIGIVAAQSIGEPGTQLTMRTFHIGGTASRKVEVAEIKARVGGILKFNDDIQTVTSAQGDVIVMNRKGGGVTIVGEEGRERAKENVIYGATLHAKDGQQIEPGDIIASWDPFTTPIITEVSGRIRFADIIVGNTVQEQIDPVTGKVSRTIIESKDVEVRPRITVKDKEGKAVKLLNSKTPARYYLPVNAILTVEEDDNIMAGDVIAKLPRATTKTKDITGGLPRVAELFEVRKPKDPAVLTEIDGYVTVSKGTKGRQKVTVKPGDVGEAKEYAIPKGQHVSVYDGDYVKSGDPLIAGSANPQDIMNIKGEVALAKYLVDEVQEVYRLQGVRINDKHIEVVIRQMMRRVKVISTGDTNFIPDEQVDRILFEETNRKVAMEGGEPAKGEPLILGITKASLSTDSFLSAASFQETTKVLTLAAIEGKYDSLKGLKENVVMGRLIPAGTGFPGYRNLEVGYGEFAEV, encoded by the coding sequence TTGGATAATATATATGATTTCTTCGCAAAACCCAAAGATCCCCAAAGTTACAAGGGGGTTCAGATCAGCCTTGCATCATCAGATCAGATTCGGGAATGGTCCTATGGTGAAATAAAAAAACCCGAGACCATCAACTACAGAACGTTTAAGCCCGAACGTGACGGTCTTTTTTGTGCCAAGGTTTTTGGACCTACCAAGGATTACGAGTGTAATTGTGGCAAATACAAGCGCATGAAGCACCGGGGGGTGGTTTGTGAAAAATGCGGGGTTGAAGTTATTCAGTCCAAGGTCAGACGAGAGCGTATGGCACATATTGAGCTTGCCGCGCCTGTATCCCATATCTGGTTTTTGAAAAGTCTGCCTTCCAAGATTGGTAATGTCCTGGATATAACGTTGAAGAATCTGGAAAAGGTTCTCTATTTTGACTCATATCTTGTTATTGATCCCAAGGATACCGGGCTAAAAAAATTACAACTGCTTTCCGATGACCAGTATTATGAGGCCATTGAAGAATTTGGTGAGGAGGGCTTTGTTGCCGGGATCGGCGCGGAGGCGATTTTAACCCTGCTCGATGAGATTGATCTCCAGGCGGTTCATGATGAACTTACCGAAGAGATCGGCATGACCAAATCTATGGCCAAGCAGCAAAAAATGGCCAAGCGTATGAAGGTAATCGATGCCTTTTTAACATCAGGTATAGAACCTTCCCGGATGATTCTGACGGCCTGTCCCATTCTGCCTCCAGATTTGCGTCCCCTTGTTCCCCTTGAAGGCGGCCGGTTTGCCACCTCGGATCTTAATGATTTGTATCGCCGGGTGCTCAACCGCAATAACCGTCTTAAAAGGCTGGTTGATCTCAATGCACCGGATATTATTGTCCGAAACGAGAAGCGGATGCTTCAGGAAGCTGTGGATGTGCTTTTTGACAATGGGCGTCATGGCCGGGTGGTCACAGGTACCAACAAACGTCCGTTGAAATCTCTGTCTGATACTCTTAAAGGTAAACAGGGGCGTTTCCGCCAGAATCTTTTAGGTAAACGTGTGGATTATTCCGGCCGTACCGTAATTACCGTGGGGTCTGAGCTTCGCCTCCACCAGTGCGGCATTCCCAAGAAAATGGCTTTGGAGCTGTTCAAGCCGTTTATTTATAATTACCTTGAGCAGAAGAGCCTGGTTTCCACGGTCAAAAGTGCAAAAAAGATGGTTGAGCGCGAGGAGACTGAAGTATGGGATGCCCTTGAAGCTGTGGTAAAGGAATACCCGGTTATGCTTAACCGTGCGCCCACCCTGCATCGTCTTGGGTTCCAGGCGTTTGAGCCGGTATTAATCGAAGGCAAGGCTATTCAGCTTCATCCCTTGGTGTGCCCGGCATTCAACGCCGACTTTGACGGTGACCAGATGGCCGTCCATGTGCCGTTGTCCCTGGAATCCCAGCTTGAAGCCAGGATCATGATGCTGTCCACCAACAATATTTTGTCTCCGGCAAACGGTCAGCCCATTATTGTTCCCACCCAGGATATTGTATTGGGCATTTATTATATGACCCGGGCAATGTCTGGTCAGCAAGGGGAAGGGGCTACCTTTTCAAGTATAGACGAGGTTCGTTTTGCCTTTGATGCGGGAGAGCTGAATATTCACGCCAAAATCAAGGTTCGCATTGACGATGTGATTTACGAGACCACTACCGGCCGGATTCTTTTGTGGGAGACCATCCCAGGTGACGTCCTGTTGAATATGAGCCGTATACGGACCGAAAACCTTGAAGATGCCGAGGCTGCTCTTGCTGAACTAAAGGCCGGTGACGATTTTGATGTTGTCCTTAATAAATACGGGGATGAGGAAATTAAAAAGACCCGGGGAACAACAGGCGTTTTGACACGTAAGGAATTTAAAAATATTTTCCAGGTTTCCGACGTGGTGGTGGAGCAGCTTTATGGACTGAAAAAAGGGCAGTTCACTGATGTCCGGATTGTGGGCGATAAATACACCATTTTTAAAGTGGATGAACGAACTTCTACGTTGCCGTTTAGTCTGGTGAACAAATTGATGGATAAAAAAGCCATTGTAAAGCTTATTGATTATGCCTACCGAAATATCGGCTTAAAGGAAACCGTTATCCTTTCCGACCGCTTAAAGGACATTGGATACAAGAATTCAACGCTTGGCGGTCTGTCCATCTGTATTGATGACATGATTATCCCGGCGAATAAATGGGAGTTGATTGGTAAGGCCGAAAAAAATATTGAAGATATCAAAAATCAGTATTCCGAAGGTCTGATTACCCAGGGTGAAAAGTATAACAAGGTGGTTGATATCTGGGCCCAGGCCACAGATGATATTGCCAACGCCATGATGGAGGTTATGAAAAACCCGCCCAAAAAAGAGGGGGCGGACAGTTCAGAGGAACTCAATGCCGTCTATGTCATGGCGGATTCCGGCGCCCGTGGTTCCAAGGATCAGATGCGTCAGTTGGCTGGTATGCGCGGTTTGATGGCCAAACCTTCCGGTGAAATTATTGAAAATCCCATCACCGCATGTTTCCGTGAAGGCCTGTCCGTACTCCAGTATTTTATCTCCACCCATGGTGCCCGTAAGGGCCTGGCTGATACGGCACTGAAAACAGCCAACTCCGGTTACCTTACCCGTCGTCTGGCTGATGTCGGCCAGGACTGCACCATCGTGGAGCCTGATTGCGGTACCATCAACGGCATTGAAGTTGAAGCGTTGTATGAGGGCGGGGAGATTATCCAGACCCTTGGGGAAAGAATTCTTGGGCGTGTTACCCAGGAGGATATCCGCGATCCCTATTCCAATGAATTCATTGTGGCCACTGATACGGAACTCAATGAGGCCCATGTGGCTAAAATTGAAGCTGCAGGTGTCCAACGGGTAAAAATCAGATCCGTATTGACATGCAACTCAAAACATGGTGTCTGTTCAAGGTGCTACGGCCGGGATCTTGCTCATGGTGTTACCGTAGAAATTGGTCAGGCTATTGGTATTGTGGCAGCCCAGTCCATTGGTGAACCCGGTACTCAGTTAACCATGCGTACCTTTCACATCGGTGGTACAGCGTCCAGAAAGGTAGAGGTTGCAGAAATTAAAGCCCGTGTGGGTGGCATTTTAAAGTTCAATGATGATATTCAGACCGTAACTTCGGCCCAGGGTGATGTCATTGTCATGAATCGTAAAGGTGGTGGTGTGACCATTGTCGGCGAGGAGGGACGTGAGCGTGCCAAGGAAAACGTCATTTATGGAGCCACCCTCCATGCCAAGGATGGTCAGCAGATCGAACCGGGCGATATTATCGCCTCCTGGGATCCCTTTACCACACCGATTATCACTGAAGTATCCGGTCGGATAAGATTTGCTGATATTATTGTGGGAAATACGGTCCAGGAACAGATTGACCCGGTTACCGGCAAGGTGTCAAGAACGATAATTGAAAGCAAGGATGTTGAGGTTCGGCCCAGGATAACGGTCAAAGATAAAGAGGGTAAAGCGGTCAAGTTGCTCAACTCTAAAACCCCTGCCAGATATTACCTGCCGGTAAACGCCATTCTCACTGTTGAAGAGGACGACAACATCATGGCGGGCGATGTGATTGCCAAGCTGCCGCGTGCCACCACAAAGACCAAAGACATTACTGGTGGTTTGCCTAGGGTTGCCGAGCTTTTTGAGGTTAGAAAGCCAAAGGATCCGGCAGTATTGACTGAAATTGATGGCTATGTCACTGTTTCAAAGGGAACCAAAGGCCGTCAGAAGGTTACGGTTAAACCCGGTGATGTTGGAGAGGCCAAAGAATACGCCATTCCCAAGGGGCAGCATGTGTCTGTGTACGACGGTGATTATGTGAAATCAGGAGACCCCCTGATCGCAGGATCTGCCAATCCCCAGGATATAATGAATATCAAGGGCGAAGTGGCATTGGCCAAATATTTGGTCGACGAGGTTCAGGAAGTTTACAGGCTTCAGGGTGTACGAATCAACGACAAGCACATCGAAGTTGTCATCCGTCAGATGATGCGCCGGGTTAAAGTGATCTCCACCGGAGATACCAATTTTATACCCGATGAACAGGTCGACCGTATTCTTTTTGAGGAAACCAATCGCAAAGTGGCCATGGAGGGCGGTGAGCCTGCCAAGGGGGAACCCTTGATTCTTGGTATTACCAAGGCCTCTTTGTCCACAGATAGTTTTCTGTCTGCGGCATCGTTTCAGGAAACAACTAAGGTGCTGACCCTTGCTGCCATTGAAGGTAAATATGATAGCCTCAAGGGATTAAAAGAAAACGTTGTTATGGGCCGGCTTATCCCAGCTGGTACGGGTTTTCCCGGCTATCGTAATCTGGAAGTGGGATATGGTGAATTTGCTGAAGTATAA